In a genomic window of Corynebacterium choanae:
- a CDS encoding Hsp70 family protein, which translates to MVLSQWELAIDIGAATVAAAHTTAPGVVQVLPLGHASDTMPAGVMHTDTGIEVGFAAQHNALANPDRYVADPIRWMPHGSYPIGDCSYPLAPALEQIIAAVVAAGQRHHNGQLPARIVVTHPVEWADDEVLRLVAATRQVVPEEVAVDTVAEPVAACAKYCADHSCVVGTTLAIFDCGAGSLDVAVVKITDSGTSVLAARGDRSLGGRSFDALLAAWVHNQLAADVVDASASSPMAAPRLQQEITNAKELLSTTAETTLTLARVPTNTPLQLSREELETVLAPAVRRAGRLLQETLDDAQPGGDAVVDAVLLVGGSTLIPLVRNHVEQLQPVVRFDDPMSVGVCGALQRSAAQQPPPATTAAFADVPLLQYESTNPGDQQREDDQAEDQRLREGTAAQCSQASATAVHTKTPGLSPNPVPPPAVAYHTGDGLGSAPAEPLTHHMPGSASTSQLSGQSSPPAGQTPAAGLSFGAAASSQTLHTPSPRAATARPGPSTPLRTMVDQLRIAQQQEATTTSRNWFVASSVVLLLCVLLAIAVVGYQHAQDRAESAASPPAPLSTPNPLLAGLVPLWDPAALHDVVVSRIDQRYLANPAQFAALEETFSHLPPGFAYRLGGCLTLADVDPANPIVHTTAGIFALDPAPLSHLPAASEAAIPAERQLLCRMNLAGFASETVTITVDRVTMLEALVAAEQSAERFAIRRGGHTSRPVADPTNLHQSAQTIDVDTARLTGPLPPDASILFFAHQRWQVVLPVTDTVIFPAWLQDESPQDQLKTLRSIGL; encoded by the coding sequence ATGGTGTTGTCGCAATGGGAGCTGGCGATTGATATTGGTGCTGCAACGGTTGCGGCGGCACACACAACCGCCCCTGGTGTGGTGCAGGTGTTGCCGCTGGGGCATGCCAGTGACACGATGCCTGCCGGGGTGATGCACACCGACACTGGTATCGAGGTGGGGTTTGCTGCCCAACACAACGCATTGGCCAATCCGGATCGCTATGTGGCAGATCCTATTCGGTGGATGCCGCATGGCAGCTACCCGATAGGGGATTGTTCTTATCCTCTTGCCCCGGCGTTGGAGCAGATTATCGCCGCGGTTGTTGCTGCCGGGCAACGCCATCACAATGGGCAGCTGCCCGCCCGCATTGTGGTGACCCACCCGGTGGAATGGGCGGATGATGAGGTGCTTCGGCTCGTTGCTGCGACCCGTCAGGTGGTGCCAGAGGAAGTAGCGGTCGATACAGTCGCCGAACCGGTTGCGGCCTGTGCCAAATATTGTGCCGACCATTCTTGTGTGGTCGGCACCACCTTGGCGATTTTCGACTGTGGTGCGGGCAGTCTTGATGTGGCAGTGGTGAAGATTACAGATTCCGGTACTAGTGTGCTGGCTGCCCGCGGTGATCGCAGCTTGGGTGGGCGAAGCTTTGATGCGCTGCTGGCCGCCTGGGTGCACAATCAGCTTGCCGCCGATGTCGTTGACGCATCCGCGTCTTCCCCGATGGCGGCGCCGCGGTTGCAACAGGAGATAACCAACGCCAAAGAGCTGTTATCGACAACCGCAGAAACCACGCTCACGCTTGCCCGGGTGCCGACGAACACACCACTGCAGCTTTCCCGGGAAGAGCTCGAGACGGTTCTTGCGCCGGCTGTGCGGCGGGCTGGTCGACTGCTGCAGGAAACACTCGACGATGCACAGCCTGGTGGGGATGCGGTGGTGGATGCGGTGCTGCTAGTGGGTGGTTCCACATTGATACCGTTAGTGCGCAACCATGTGGAACAGCTGCAGCCAGTAGTCCGGTTCGATGATCCGATGAGTGTGGGAGTCTGCGGAGCGCTACAACGTTCTGCCGCACAGCAGCCACCGCCAGCCACCACGGCTGCATTTGCTGATGTACCACTGTTGCAGTACGAATCAACCAACCCAGGAGACCAGCAGCGGGAGGATGATCAAGCAGAAGATCAACGCCTGCGAGAAGGTACTGCAGCCCAATGTTCCCAGGCATCGGCGACAGCAGTGCACACCAAGACACCGGGGCTGTCGCCAAATCCTGTGCCGCCACCTGCCGTGGCTTATCACACAGGTGATGGGCTTGGATCCGCCCCAGCTGAGCCGTTGACACACCACATGCCGGGGTCGGCGTCCACCTCCCAGCTCTCTGGGCAATCGTCGCCACCTGCTGGGCAAACCCCGGCAGCGGGGCTATCTTTCGGTGCTGCCGCCTCGTCGCAAACGTTGCACACCCCGTCCCCCCGTGCCGCTACTGCACGACCGGGGCCGTCGACTCCCTTGCGGACAATGGTCGATCAGCTGCGCATCGCGCAACAGCAGGAGGCTACCACCACTTCCCGAAACTGGTTTGTGGCCTCCAGTGTGGTGTTGCTGCTCTGTGTGCTGCTGGCCATCGCTGTGGTGGGATATCAGCATGCCCAAGACCGTGCAGAATCTGCGGCTAGCCCGCCGGCACCTTTGTCCACCCCCAATCCACTGCTGGCAGGCCTTGTGCCCCTCTGGGATCCCGCAGCGCTCCACGATGTGGTGGTTTCCCGCATTGATCAACGCTATCTCGCGAATCCGGCGCAGTTTGCAGCCTTGGAGGAAACATTTAGTCATCTTCCACCAGGTTTCGCCTATCGGCTTGGGGGATGTCTCACCTTGGCTGATGTTGATCCAGCCAACCCTATCGTGCACACCACCGCAGGGATTTTCGCCCTTGACCCGGCACCCCTTTCTCACCTGCCGGCAGCATCGGAAGCCGCAATACCTGCCGAGCGGCAGCTGCTGTGCCGGATGAACCTTGCCGGGTTTGCTAGCGAAACTGTGACTATCACCGTCGACCGGGTCACCATGCTGGAGGCGCTGGTTGCTGCTGAACAATCCGCTGAACGGTTCGCGATCCGCCGCGGCGGCCACACGAGTCGGCCGGTAGCCGATCCAACGAATCTTCACCAGTCGGCACAAACCATTGATGTTGACACCGCGCGACTTACCGGTCCGCTGCCGCCGGATGCATCGATTCTGTTTTTTGCACATCAGCGCTGGCAGGTGGTGCTTCCCGTCACTGACACCGTCATTTTTCCAGCCTGGTTACAGGATGAATCCCCGCAAGATCAGCTGAAAACACTTCGCAGTATTGGCCTGTAA